In a genomic window of Salvelinus fontinalis isolate EN_2023a chromosome 7, ASM2944872v1, whole genome shotgun sequence:
- the LOC129860100 gene encoding zinc finger protein 8-like, giving the protein MKTCFRPLKTSAWGKDFQVLTPAVPPEQQNCEQEWSPSLRQEDPEPTQIKEEQQELRLSQEDSPQPSYLYQNQTTCIALANMSKLQLLNVFVTERLSAAAVEIFGAVEKTIAEYREEIFRSAEENERLRREMDMIIKSEIQLYRTDFQLLTPSVHPEQQNCEQEWSPSLEQEDPEPTQIKEEQQELRLSQEDSPQPSYLYQNQTVDDGERSSLPIIITEEIKTEADGEGYRVPEPTSDQPLSNHPDCSATLEKPYWCKQCGKSFTRKGNLTLHLKIHTGEKPFLCKQCGKRFNQKSNLTIHTRTHTGENPYQCKQCGKRFNHKSNLTSHSRIHTGENPYQWKAI; this is encoded by the exons atgaaaacctgcttcagaccGCTCAAGACCTCAGCCTGGGGCAAAg ACTTCCAGGTACTGACTCCTGCCGTTCCCCCTGAGCAGCAGAACTGTGAGCAGGAGTGGAGCCCCAGTCTAAGGCAGGAGGACCCAGAACCCACACAGATTAAAGAGGAACAACAGGAGCTCAGACTCAGTCAGGAGGACTCACCTCAGCCCTCATATCTGTACCAAAACCAAACt ACTTGTATTGCCCTCGCCAATATGTCCAAACTACAGTTGCTGAATGTGTTCGTTACCGAGCGTTTGTCGGCGGCTGCTGTGGAGATATTCGGGGCGGTTGAGAAGACTATAGCAGAGTATCGGGAAGAAATCTTCCGTTCAGCAGAGGAGAACGAGCGTCTACGGAGGGAGATGGACATGATTATcaaatcagagatacagttatacAGAACAG ACTTCCAGCTACTCACTCCCTCTGTTCACCCTGAGCAGCAGAACTGTGAGCAGGAGTGGAGCCCCAGTCTGGAGCAGGAGGACCCAGAACCCACACAGATTAAAGAGGAACAACAGGAGCTCAGACTCAGTCAGGAGGACTCACCTCAGCCCTCATATCTGTACCAAAACCAAACTGTGGATGACGGAGAGAGGAGCTCTCTACCTATCATCATAACTGAGGAGATCAAAACAGAAGCTGATGGAGAGGGCTACAGAGTACCAGAACCAACCAGTGATCAGCCCCTCTCAAATCATCCAGACTGCTCTGCTACACTGGAAAAACCATATTGGTGTAAACAATGTGGCAAAAGCTTTACACGTAAGGGAAACTTGACCTTGCATTTAaagatacacacaggagagaaaccttttctGTGCAAACAATGTGGCAAAAGGTTTAACCAGAAGAGCAACTTGACTATccacacaaggacacacacaggagagaatcccTATCAGTGCAAACAATGTGGCAAAAGGTTTAACCATAAGAGCAACTTGACCAGCCATTCAAGGATACATACAGGGGAGAATCCCTATCAATGGAAAGCTATTTAA
- the LOC129859877 gene encoding zinc finger protein 239-like, giving the protein MSKLQLLNVFVTERLSAAAVEIFGVVEKTIAEYQEEVFRSAEENERLRMLLDMATKPERTSHIADFQLLTPSVPPEQQNCEQEWSPSLGQEDPEPTQIKEEQQELRLSQEDLPQPSHLYQNQTVDDGERSSLPIIITEEIKTEADGEGYRVPEPTSDQPLSVHPDCSAAGEKPYRCQQCGNSFTRKGHLTIHSRTHTGENPYQCKQCGKRFNQKSNLTIHTRVHTGENPYQCKQCGKRFNQKGHLTIHTRVHTGENPYQCKQCGKRFNQKSNLTIHTRVHTGENPYQCKQCGKMFNQKGHLTVHSRIHTGERPYQCKDCDKAFNQKIELTLHMRAHTGERPYICPVCKKGYIALSYLRLHQRVHTGEKSYQCK; this is encoded by the exons ATGTCGAAACTACAGTTGTTGAATGTATTCGTCACCGAGCGTTTATCCGCGGCTGCTGTGGAGATATTCGGGGTCGTGGAGAAGACCATAGCGGAGTATCAAGAAGAAGTCTTCCGTTCAGCAGAGGAGAACGAGCGTCTACGGATGCTGTTGGACATGGCTACCAAACCAGAGAGAACGTCACACATAGCAG ACTTCCAGCTACTCACTCCCTCTGTTCCCCCTGAGCAGCAGAACTGTGAGCAGGAGTGGAGCCCCAGTCTGGGGCAGGAGGACCCAGAACCCACACAGATTAAAGAGGAACAACAGGAGCTCAGACTCAGTCAGGAGGATCTACCTCAGCCCTCACATCTGTACCAAAACCAAACTGTGGATGACGGAGAGAGGAGCTCTCTACCTATCATCATAACTGAGGAGATCAAAACAGAAGCGGATGGAGAGGGCTACAGAGTACCAGAACCAACCAGTGATCAGCCCCTCTCAGTTCATCCAGACTGCTCTGCTGCAGGGGAGAAACCATATCGGTGTCAACAATGTGGCAACAGCTTCACACGTAAGGGACACTTGACCATCCATtcaaggacacacacaggagagaacccCTATCAGTGCAAACAATGTGGCAAAAGGTTTAACCAGAAGAGCAACTTGACCATCCATACAagggtacacacaggagagaatcccTATCAATGCAAACAATGTGGCAAAAGGTTTAACCAGAAGGGACACTTGACCATCCATACAagggtacacacaggagagaatcccTATCAATGCAAACAATGTGGCAAAAGGTTTAACCAGAAGAGCAACTTGACCATCCATACAagggtacacacaggagagaatcccTATCAATGCAAACAATGTGGCAAAATGTTTAACCAGAAGGGACACTTGACCGTCCATTCAAGGATACATACGGGGGAGAGACCTTATCAGTGCAAAGACTGTGACAAAGCCTTCAACCAGAAGATAGAACTGACATTACATATGAGAGCTCATACAGGAGAGAGACCATATATCTGTCCTGTATGCAAGAAAGGTTACATCGCATTAAGCTATTTAAGACTTCATCAGCGtgttcacacaggggagaaatctTACCAGTGCAAATAA